A single region of the Musa acuminata AAA Group cultivar baxijiao chromosome BXJ1-11, Cavendish_Baxijiao_AAA, whole genome shotgun sequence genome encodes:
- the LOC135596954 gene encoding dormancy-associated protein homolog 3-like isoform X1: MGLLDKLWDDTLAGPRPETGLGRLRKHSSFGFRSNSGGKAEGAAAGRGIAGSDTGGGDEVAVRVTRSIMIKRPAGCPSPGNATPPASPAGSTPPISPFSGGREWNRFKRKSPFDAYERVGRGEGGGGMVGVGTQDAAAPHEV, translated from the exons ATGGGCCTTCTCGACAAGCTCTGGGACGACACCCTCGCCGGGCCTCGCCCCGAGACCGGCCTCGGCCGCCTCCGGAAGCACTCCTCCTTCGGCTTTCGCTCCAATTCCGGCGGCAAAG CAGAGGGAGCGGCGGCGGGCCGAGGGATCGCCGGATCGGATACCGGCGGCGGCGACGAGGTCGCAGTGCGGGTGACGCGGAGCATCATGATCAAGAGGCCGGCCGGGTGCCCGTCCCCGGGGAATGCCACACCGCCGGCTTCGCCCGCGGGATCTACGCCCCCCATCTCCCCCTTTTCCG GAGGCAGGGAGTGGAACAGATTTAAGAGGAAATCACCATTTGATGCTTATGAAAGAGTGGgacgaggagaaggaggaggaggaatggtGGGTGTCGGAACACAGGATGCTGCTGCTCCTCATGAGGTTTGA
- the LOC103970472 gene encoding uncharacterized protein LOC103970472 yields the protein MVIPPPVRPPRIIMYLKPYVLRMHFSNKYVSTQVVHTPTATVAASASSKEKLLRPVMESTRDVAAASKIGKILGERLLLKGIPAVSVFLKREQKYHGKVKAVIDSVRDAGVKLL from the coding sequence ATGGTTATTCCTCCTCCAGTTAGGCCACCAAGGATCATCATGTACCTTAAGCCATATGTGCTCAGGATGCATTTCTCTAACAAATATGTCAGCACCCAGGTCGTCCACACCCCTACAGCTACTGTTGCTGCCTCAGCAAGCTCAAAGGAAAAGTTGTTGAGGCCGGTCATGGAGTCCACACGAGATGTTGCAGCAGCTAGCAAGATTGGGAAGATTCTTGGCGAGCGTCTGCTACTTAAGGGTATCCCTGCTGTTTCTGTGTTCTTGAAGAGGGAACAGAAATACCATGGAAAGGTCAAGGCTGTCATAGATTCCGTCCGAGATGCTGGTGTGAAGCTGCTTTGA
- the LOC103970469 gene encoding uncharacterized protein LOC103970469 isoform X2: MFKKFSFEDISAQNQVKASVQRKIRQSIADENHLNLVLVNSVPLFFNIRDGPYMPTLRLLHQYPDIMKKFQVDRGAIKFVLSGANIMCPGLTSPGGALDEEVLEETPVAIMAEGKQHALAIGYTKLSAKDIKTVNKGIAVDNMHYLNDGLWKMERLE, translated from the exons ATGTTCAAAAA ATTCTCCTTTGAGGATATATCTGCACAAAACCAAGTGAAGGCATCCGTACAAAGGAAGATTCGTCAAAGCATTGCTGATGAG AATCATCTCAATCTTGTGCTGGTGAATAGTGTACCACTTTTTTTCAACATTCGTGATGGACCTTATATGCCAACATTGAGGCTTCTTCATCAAT ATCCAGACATAATGAAGAAGTTTCAAGTAGATAGAGGTGCTATCAAATTCGTCCTGTCAGGTGCAAACATAATGTGTCCTGGTCTCACATCCCCTGGTGGTGCATTGGATGAGGAAGTATTGGAGGAAACCCCTGTG GCAATAATGGCTGAAGGAAAGCAACATGCATTGGCTATTGGGTATACAAAATTGTCAGCAAAAGACAT AAAGACTGTCAACAAGGGTATTGCAGTTGATAATATGCACTATCTGAATGATGGCCTTTGGAAG ATGGAACGTTTGGAATGA
- the LOC103970470 gene encoding bidirectional sugar transporter SWEET16 isoform X2 translates to MEASLLFVGIVGNVISVLVFASPINTFRRIVRNRSTEDFEPSPYVITLLNSSLWVYYGITKPGGLLIVTVNGVGVVMEAVYVALFLLYAAPPLKAKTAVLVAALDVGFFGAVALVTRLAVHGSSRVVVIGFVCAFLNVLMYGSPLCAMRSVITRSVEYMPFLLSFFLFLNGGIWTLYAILDKDIFIGIPNGIGFILGTSQLILYMIYMNSEASNLSGESYQESQQQRLIVANNEANIP, encoded by the exons ATGGAGGCCTCGCTGCTGTTCGTAGGAATAGTTG GCAATGTTATCTCAGTTCTGGTCTTTGCTTCTCCCAT CAATACATTTCGGAGGATAGTGAGGAATCGATCAACCGAAGACTTCGAGCCGTCTCCCTACGTCATCACCCTCCTCAACTCCTCCTTATGGGTCTACTACGGCATCACCAAGCCCGGGGGACTCCTCATCGTCACCGTCAACGGCGTCGGCGTCGTCATGGAAGCAGTTTACGTCGCCCTTTTTCTGCTGTATGCTGCTCCACCGCTGAAG GCTAAGACGGCTGTTTTGGTTGCCGCGCTGGATGTTGGATTCTTTGGAGCTGTGGCTCTGGTGACGAGGTTGGCTGTCCATGGGAGCTCGAGGGTGGTGGTGATAGGATTCGTGTGTGCCTTTCTCAATGTGCTCATGTATGGATCGCCCCTCTGTGCAATG AGAAGTGTGATCACAAGGAGTGTGGAGTATATGCCATTCCTTCTTTCATTCTTTCTCTTCCTAAATGGTGGAATTTGGACACTCTATGCAATACTTGATAAGGATATCTTTATTGGG ATACCAAATGGCATTGGATTCATCCTAGGAACATCTCAGCTAATCTTGTACATGATCTACATGAATTCTGAAGCCTCCAATCTATCAGGGGAATCATATCAAGAGTCCCAACAACAACGGCTTATTGTGGCAAACAACGAAGCTAACATCCCTTAG
- the LOC103970470 gene encoding bidirectional sugar transporter SWEET16 isoform X1: MEASLLFVGIVGNVISVLVFASPINTFRRIVRNRSTEDFEPSPYVITLLNSSLWVYYGITKPGGLLIVTVNGVGVVMEAVYVALFLLYAAPPLKAKTAVLVAALDVGFFGAVALVTRLAVHGSSRVVVIGFVCAFLNVLMYGSPLCAMQRSVITRSVEYMPFLLSFFLFLNGGIWTLYAILDKDIFIGIPNGIGFILGTSQLILYMIYMNSEASNLSGESYQESQQQRLIVANNEANIP, from the exons ATGGAGGCCTCGCTGCTGTTCGTAGGAATAGTTG GCAATGTTATCTCAGTTCTGGTCTTTGCTTCTCCCAT CAATACATTTCGGAGGATAGTGAGGAATCGATCAACCGAAGACTTCGAGCCGTCTCCCTACGTCATCACCCTCCTCAACTCCTCCTTATGGGTCTACTACGGCATCACCAAGCCCGGGGGACTCCTCATCGTCACCGTCAACGGCGTCGGCGTCGTCATGGAAGCAGTTTACGTCGCCCTTTTTCTGCTGTATGCTGCTCCACCGCTGAAG GCTAAGACGGCTGTTTTGGTTGCCGCGCTGGATGTTGGATTCTTTGGAGCTGTGGCTCTGGTGACGAGGTTGGCTGTCCATGGGAGCTCGAGGGTGGTGGTGATAGGATTCGTGTGTGCCTTTCTCAATGTGCTCATGTATGGATCGCCCCTCTGTGCAATG CAGAGAAGTGTGATCACAAGGAGTGTGGAGTATATGCCATTCCTTCTTTCATTCTTTCTCTTCCTAAATGGTGGAATTTGGACACTCTATGCAATACTTGATAAGGATATCTTTATTGGG ATACCAAATGGCATTGGATTCATCCTAGGAACATCTCAGCTAATCTTGTACATGATCTACATGAATTCTGAAGCCTCCAATCTATCAGGGGAATCATATCAAGAGTCCCAACAACAACGGCTTATTGTGGCAAACAACGAAGCTAACATCCCTTAG
- the LOC103970469 gene encoding uncharacterized protein LOC103970469 isoform X1: MFKKFSFEDISAQNQVKASVQRKIRQSIADEYPGFEPLLDDILPKKAPLIVAKCQNHLNLVLVNSVPLFFNIRDGPYMPTLRLLHQYPDIMKKFQVDRGAIKFVLSGANIMCPGLTSPGGALDEEVLEETPVAIMAEGKQHALAIGYTKLSAKDIKTVNKGIAVDNMHYLNDGLWKMERLE; the protein is encoded by the exons ATGTTCAAAAA ATTCTCCTTTGAGGATATATCTGCACAAAACCAAGTGAAGGCATCCGTACAAAGGAAGATTCGTCAAAGCATTGCTGATGAG TACCCTGGTTTTGAACCTTTATTAGATGACATACTACCAAAAAAGGCACCACTGATTGTTGCAAAATG TCAGAATCATCTCAATCTTGTGCTGGTGAATAGTGTACCACTTTTTTTCAACATTCGTGATGGACCTTATATGCCAACATTGAGGCTTCTTCATCAAT ATCCAGACATAATGAAGAAGTTTCAAGTAGATAGAGGTGCTATCAAATTCGTCCTGTCAGGTGCAAACATAATGTGTCCTGGTCTCACATCCCCTGGTGGTGCATTGGATGAGGAAGTATTGGAGGAAACCCCTGTG GCAATAATGGCTGAAGGAAAGCAACATGCATTGGCTATTGGGTATACAAAATTGTCAGCAAAAGACAT AAAGACTGTCAACAAGGGTATTGCAGTTGATAATATGCACTATCTGAATGATGGCCTTTGGAAG ATGGAACGTTTGGAATGA
- the LOC135596954 gene encoding dormancy-associated protein homolog 3-like isoform X2, with the protein MGLLDKLWDDTLAGPRPETGLGRLRKHSSFGFRSNSGGKEGAAAGRGIAGSDTGGGDEVAVRVTRSIMIKRPAGCPSPGNATPPASPAGSTPPISPFSGGREWNRFKRKSPFDAYERVGRGEGGGGMVGVGTQDAAAPHEV; encoded by the exons ATGGGCCTTCTCGACAAGCTCTGGGACGACACCCTCGCCGGGCCTCGCCCCGAGACCGGCCTCGGCCGCCTCCGGAAGCACTCCTCCTTCGGCTTTCGCTCCAATTCCGGCGGCAAAG AGGGAGCGGCGGCGGGCCGAGGGATCGCCGGATCGGATACCGGCGGCGGCGACGAGGTCGCAGTGCGGGTGACGCGGAGCATCATGATCAAGAGGCCGGCCGGGTGCCCGTCCCCGGGGAATGCCACACCGCCGGCTTCGCCCGCGGGATCTACGCCCCCCATCTCCCCCTTTTCCG GAGGCAGGGAGTGGAACAGATTTAAGAGGAAATCACCATTTGATGCTTATGAAAGAGTGGgacgaggagaaggaggaggaggaatggtGGGTGTCGGAACACAGGATGCTGCTGCTCCTCATGAGGTTTGA